From the Mastacembelus armatus chromosome 14, fMasArm1.2, whole genome shotgun sequence genome, one window contains:
- the cdkn2aipnl gene encoding CDKN2AIP N-terminal-like protein encodes MSALDVEEFIQQNRALAEQVETFRGYWESEKQWQARREFLLRNISEYKSQQLDPLLALSMVWANNVFLGCRYSTELLEKVKEMAEGIVVVDAPVFKTRDEIVKKQQGR; translated from the exons ATGTCTGCGCTGGACGTGGAGGAGTTTATCCAACAAAACAGAGCTCTGGCCGAGCAGGTGGAGACGTTTCGAGGTTACTGGGAGAGCGAGAAACAATGGCAGGCCCGACGGGAGTTTCTCCTCCGGAACATCAGCGAGTACAAGTCCCAGCAGCTGGACCCTCTGCTCGCCCTGTCCATGGTCTGGGCCAACAACGTTTTCCTCGGCTGCCG GTACAGCACAGAGCTCCTGGAGAAAGTGAAGGAAATGGCTGAAGGCATCGTGGTGGTGGACGCACCGGTCTTCAAGACAAGAGATGAGATTGTTAAGAAGCAACAG GGTCGATGA